A single genomic interval of Bradyrhizobium sp. sBnM-33 harbors:
- a CDS encoding alpha-2-macroglobulin family protein encodes MIGLVRATVICATLALGLTTAGAADKAFKRDELADSAVKLAAQIKSEAGPVAKSSATLRNDADAAFKRSDFRVGLQILGQIAATSPEDSANWLRLAKTIFQIRAASSSEQTFLYERASTAAYIAYQRAGNQAEEADALAVLGRAMSERKLWRPALDALRLSLDMREVAEVRGQYEKMRDQHGFRLLDYTVDSDGASPRACFQFSEDLAKRVDFAPFVVLAGTDKPALTSEGKQLCVDGLKHGERYNINLRAGLPSTVKESLPKSAEFNIYVRDRKPFVRFTGRAYVLPRTGQRGIPLVSVNTPSVNVNVFRIGDRNLINTVVDSDFQKTLSSYQLSDLGNERGVKVWSGELATASTLNQDVVTAFPVDQALGDLQPGVYVMTAAAKGPGSGGDDDGSLATQWFIVSDMGLTAFSGNDGIHVFVNSLASTEAVSKAEVRLVARNNEILATRKTDDAGHVLFEAGLARGEGGLSPALLTVMNEKADYAFLSLKTNAFDLTDRGVSGRIVPLGADAFVYAERGVYRSNETVYLTALLRDGQGNAMTGGPLTLVIERPDGVEFRRAQLPDQGAGGRSLVLPLNSAVPTGTWRVRAFTDPKGSSVGETTFMVEDYIPERIEFDVSAKEKVIKAETPVELKVAGKFLYGAPASGLQLEGDMLVAPAASGRPGYPGYQFGVADEETASNERTPIENLPEADANGVATFPVSLAKAPTSTQPQEAQIFIRMVETGGRAVERKLVLPVAPTAALIGIKPLFGDKSVAEGDKAEFDVVFVSPDGKQLARDGLRYELLKMESRYQWYRQNSSWEYEPVKSTKRVADGDLTLPSDKAARVSLAPEPGRYRLDVKSNEADGPVTSVQFDVGWYSDGSADTPDLLETSIDKPEYASGETMVVSVNARTAGKLTVNVLGDRLLTTQTVDVKEGTQQVKLTVGKDWGTGAYVLATLRRPLDAAALRMPGRAIGLKWFGIDKKARTLQVALSPPPLVRPGTSLKIPVKLGGLNPGEDAKVVVAAVDVGILNLTNYKPPAPDDYYLGQRRLTAEIRDLYGQLIDGMQGTRGQIRTGGDSAGAELQGSPPTQKPLALYSGIVTVGADGTAEISFDIPEFAGTARVMAVAWNATKLGRATIDVTVRDPVVLTATLPRFLLNGDKGTMSFDLDNVEGAPGDYSISVKTSGPVKVTGNPTTTVKLAAKQRTSMSLALDAGGAGTANLDVDIKGPNGLTLARHYALDVKAATQVLARRSIRTLAKGESLTLTPDMFSDLVSGTGSVSLSVSLSTALDAATILKALDRYPHGCSEQITSRAMPLLYVNDLAAGAHLAMDTAVDQRIRDAIERLLARQGSNGSFGLWSAGGEDAWLDAYVTDFLTRAREKGFAVPDVLFKNALDRIRNSVVNANEPEKDGGRDLAYGLYVLARNGAAPIGDLRYLADTKLSNLATPIAKSQLAAALALVGDKTRAERVYAAALDALAPKPVLEFGRVDYGSALRDAAALVSLASEGNAPRATLTQAVQRVEAARGLTPYTSTQENAWMVLAARALSKETLALDIDRSPVKAAVYRSYKADAVAGKPVKITNTGDAPVQAVVSVSGSPVTPEPAASNGFKIERSYFTLDGKPADVTKAKQNDRFAVVLKITEAKPEHGHIMVADYLPAGLEIDNPRLVSSGDSGTLDWIEDGEEPEHTEFRDDRFTAAIDRASDDQSVFTVAYIVRAVSPGKYVLPQAYVEDMYNPSRYGRTGTGSVEVRPAK; translated from the coding sequence CTTCCGCGTGGGTCTGCAGATCCTCGGCCAGATCGCTGCCACCTCGCCGGAAGACAGCGCCAACTGGCTGCGGCTTGCCAAGACCATTTTCCAGATCCGCGCCGCCAGTTCCAGCGAACAGACCTTCCTCTACGAGCGCGCCTCGACCGCGGCCTACATCGCCTATCAGCGCGCCGGCAACCAGGCCGAGGAGGCCGATGCGCTGGCCGTGCTCGGCCGTGCGATGTCCGAGCGCAAGCTGTGGCGCCCGGCCCTGGATGCGTTGCGGCTGTCGCTCGACATGCGCGAGGTCGCCGAGGTCCGCGGCCAGTACGAGAAGATGCGGGACCAGCACGGGTTCCGGCTGCTCGACTATACCGTGGATTCCGACGGCGCCTCGCCGCGCGCCTGTTTCCAGTTCTCCGAAGACCTCGCCAAGCGGGTCGATTTCGCGCCGTTTGTGGTGCTGGCCGGCACCGACAAACCGGCGCTGACCAGCGAGGGCAAGCAGCTCTGCGTCGACGGGCTGAAGCATGGCGAGCGCTACAACATCAATCTGCGCGCCGGCCTGCCGTCCACGGTGAAGGAGAGCCTGCCGAAATCGGCCGAGTTCAACATCTACGTCCGCGACCGCAAGCCGTTCGTGCGCTTCACGGGGCGCGCGTATGTGCTGCCGCGCACCGGCCAGCGCGGCATTCCGCTGGTCAGCGTCAACACGCCTTCGGTGAACGTCAACGTGTTCCGGATCGGCGACCGCAACCTGATCAACACCGTGGTCGACAGCGATTTTCAGAAGACGCTCTCCAGCTACCAGCTTTCCGACCTCGGCAATGAGCGCGGCGTCAAGGTCTGGTCTGGCGAACTCGCCACCGCCTCCACGCTGAACCAGGACGTGGTGACGGCTTTCCCGGTCGACCAGGCGCTCGGCGATTTGCAACCCGGCGTATATGTGATGACGGCGGCGGCCAAGGGGCCCGGCAGCGGCGGCGACGATGACGGCTCGCTGGCGACGCAATGGTTCATCGTCTCCGACATGGGCTTGACGGCGTTTTCCGGCAATGACGGCATCCATGTCTTCGTCAATTCGCTGGCTTCGACCGAAGCCGTATCGAAGGCCGAGGTGCGCCTGGTCGCGCGCAACAACGAGATCCTGGCCACGCGCAAAACCGACGACGCCGGCCACGTGCTGTTCGAGGCAGGGCTTGCGCGCGGCGAGGGCGGGCTCTCGCCGGCGCTGCTGACGGTGATGAACGAGAAGGCGGACTACGCCTTCCTCAGCCTGAAGACCAACGCCTTCGACCTTACCGACCGCGGCGTGTCAGGACGGATCGTGCCTCTTGGCGCCGATGCCTTCGTCTATGCCGAGCGCGGCGTCTACCGGTCGAACGAGACCGTCTATTTGACCGCTCTGCTGCGCGACGGGCAGGGTAACGCCATGACAGGCGGGCCGCTGACGCTGGTGATCGAGCGGCCCGACGGCGTCGAATTCCGCCGCGCCCAGCTCCCCGATCAGGGCGCGGGCGGCCGCTCTCTTGTCCTGCCGCTCAATTCTGCGGTCCCGACCGGGACCTGGCGGGTGCGCGCCTTTACCGATCCCAAGGGCTCGTCCGTCGGCGAGACCACCTTCATGGTCGAGGACTACATCCCCGAACGGATCGAATTCGACGTCTCCGCCAAGGAGAAGGTGATCAAGGCTGAGACTCCGGTTGAACTGAAGGTCGCTGGCAAGTTCCTCTATGGCGCCCCCGCCTCGGGCCTGCAGCTCGAAGGCGACATGCTGGTCGCCCCAGCGGCCTCCGGGCGGCCCGGCTATCCTGGTTATCAGTTTGGCGTGGCTGACGAGGAAACCGCCTCCAACGAGCGGACCCCGATCGAGAATCTGCCCGAGGCTGATGCGAATGGCGTAGCGACCTTCCCGGTGTCGCTGGCGAAGGCGCCGACCTCGACCCAGCCGCAGGAGGCGCAGATCTTCATCCGCATGGTGGAGACCGGCGGACGCGCGGTCGAGCGCAAGCTGGTGCTCCCCGTGGCGCCGACCGCGGCCCTGATCGGCATCAAGCCGCTGTTCGGCGACAAGAGCGTCGCCGAGGGCGACAAGGCCGAATTCGACGTCGTGTTCGTGAGCCCGGACGGCAAGCAATTGGCTCGCGACGGCCTGCGGTACGAACTGCTCAAGATGGAGTCGCGCTATCAGTGGTATCGCCAGAACTCGTCCTGGGAATATGAGCCGGTCAAATCCACCAAACGCGTTGCCGATGGCGACCTGACACTGCCATCAGACAAGGCGGCGCGGGTGTCGCTAGCGCCCGAGCCCGGCCGCTATCGCCTGGACGTCAAATCGAACGAGGCGGATGGCCCGGTCACCTCGGTGCAGTTCGACGTCGGCTGGTATTCCGACGGCAGCGCCGATACGCCTGACTTGCTGGAGACCTCGATCGACAAGCCGGAATACGCCTCCGGCGAGACCATGGTGGTGTCGGTCAATGCCCGCACCGCCGGTAAGCTGACCGTCAACGTGCTCGGCGACCGCCTGCTGACCACGCAAACCGTCGACGTCAAGGAAGGTACCCAGCAGGTTAAATTGACGGTCGGCAAGGATTGGGGCACCGGCGCCTATGTGCTGGCGACGCTGCGGCGACCGCTGGACGCGGCGGCGTTGCGGATGCCTGGACGGGCGATCGGCCTGAAGTGGTTTGGCATCGACAAGAAGGCCCGCACGCTGCAGGTCGCACTGTCGCCGCCGCCGCTGGTTCGGCCCGGCACCAGCTTAAAGATTCCCGTCAAACTGGGCGGCCTGAATCCGGGCGAGGACGCCAAGGTCGTGGTTGCCGCGGTCGATGTCGGCATTCTCAACCTGACCAATTACAAGCCGCCGGCACCCGATGACTATTATCTCGGCCAGCGCCGCCTGACGGCCGAAATCCGCGACCTCTATGGCCAGTTGATCGACGGCATGCAGGGCACGCGCGGCCAGATCAGGACCGGTGGCGATTCCGCCGGCGCCGAGTTGCAGGGCTCGCCGCCCACGCAAAAACCGCTGGCGCTCTATTCCGGCATCGTCACGGTCGGTGCCGACGGCACAGCCGAAATCAGTTTCGACATTCCGGAATTCGCCGGCACCGCGCGGGTAATGGCGGTGGCGTGGAATGCGACCAAGCTCGGCCGTGCCACCATCGATGTCACGGTGCGCGATCCGGTGGTGCTGACGGCGACGCTGCCGCGCTTCCTGCTCAATGGCGACAAGGGCACGATGAGCTTCGACCTCGACAATGTCGAGGGTGCTCCCGGTGACTATAGCATCAGCGTGAAGACGTCGGGACCCGTGAAGGTGACGGGTAATCCAACCACGACGGTCAAACTCGCCGCCAAGCAGCGGACCTCGATGTCGCTCGCGCTCGACGCCGGCGGCGCGGGAACCGCCAATCTCGACGTCGACATCAAGGGCCCGAACGGCCTGACGCTGGCGCGGCATTACGCGCTAGATGTCAAGGCGGCGACGCAGGTGCTGGCGCGGCGCTCGATCCGGACGCTGGCCAAAGGCGAAAGCCTGACACTGACCCCGGACATGTTCTCCGACCTCGTCTCGGGCACTGGCAGCGTGTCGTTGTCGGTCAGCCTGTCCACCGCACTCGATGCGGCGACCATTTTGAAGGCGCTGGATCGCTATCCACACGGCTGCTCCGAGCAGATCACCAGCCGCGCGATGCCGCTGCTCTATGTCAATGATCTCGCTGCCGGCGCGCATCTGGCGATGGATACCGCCGTCGATCAGCGCATCAGGGATGCGATCGAACGGCTGTTGGCCCGTCAGGGCTCGAACGGCTCGTTCGGCCTGTGGTCGGCCGGCGGCGAAGACGCATGGCTAGATGCCTATGTGACAGACTTCCTGACGCGGGCCCGCGAAAAGGGCTTTGCGGTGCCGGATGTGCTGTTCAAGAACGCGCTCGACCGGATCAGGAACTCCGTGGTCAATGCCAACGAGCCGGAAAAGGACGGCGGCCGCGATCTGGCCTACGGCCTCTACGTGCTCGCCCGCAATGGCGCCGCGCCGATCGGCGACCTGCGTTATCTCGCTGACACCAAGCTGAGCAATCTCGCCACCCCAATCGCGAAATCGCAGCTCGCGGCGGCGCTGGCGCTGGTCGGCGACAAGACCCGGGCGGAGCGGGTCTATGCGGCAGCACTCGATGCGCTGGCGCCAAAACCAGTGCTCGAGTTCGGCCGCGTCGATTACGGCTCGGCACTGCGCGACGCGGCAGCGCTGGTCTCGCTCGCCAGCGAAGGCAACGCGCCGCGGGCGACACTGACACAGGCCGTCCAGCGGGTCGAAGCGGCGCGGGGGCTTACGCCCTACACCTCCACGCAGGAGAATGCGTGGATGGTGCTGGCCGCGCGAGCGCTGTCGAAGGAAACGCTGGCGCTTGATATCGACAGATCGCCGGTCAAGGCCGCCGTCTATCGCAGCTACAAGGCTGACGCGGTGGCCGGCAAGCCGGTCAAGATCACCAATACCGGCGATGCGCCGGTGCAGGCGGTGGTCTCGGTCTCGGGTTCGCCGGTTACGCCGGAGCCCGCGGCGTCCAACGGCTTCAAGATCGAGCGCAGCTATTTCACGCTCGACGGCAAGCCCGCCGACGTCACCAAGGCCAAGCAGAACGATCGCTTCGCGGTGGTGCTGAAGATCACCGAGGCCAAGCCGGAACATGGGCACATCATGGTGGCCGACTATCTGCCGGCCGGCCTCGAGATCGACAACCCGCGGCTGGTGTCGTCCGGTGACTCCGGCACGCTTGACTGGATCGAGGACGGCGAGGAGCCGGAGCATACCGAGTTCCGCGACGACCGCTTCACCGCGGCGATCGACCGCGCCAGCGACGACCAGTCGGTGTTTACGGTGGCCTACATCGTGCGCGCGGTCTCGCCCGGCAAATACGTGCTGCCGCAGGCCTATGTCGAGGATATGTACAACCCCTCGCGCTACGGCCGCACCGGCACCGGCTCGGTTGAGGTGCGTCCGGCGAAATGA